From Deltaproteobacteria bacterium, the proteins below share one genomic window:
- a CDS encoding transcriptional repressor, producing the protein MKRSERKTALTSTARERLASWIASRGLKATRQRDLIVDTFFSQTGHLSVDELVEKAKQRDPSIGAATVYRTMKILTDAGLASARHFEGGQTRYEAALDRHHHDHLICTSCGNIAEFENERIEELQDRVAGEHGFTVTHHKLELYGLCAACQQRQSDVRNRQR; encoded by the coding sequence ATGAAGCGCAGCGAGCGAAAGACAGCCCTGACCTCAACTGCCCGCGAGCGGCTCGCGAGCTGGATCGCGTCGCGCGGGCTGAAGGCCACCCGGCAGCGCGACCTGATCGTCGACACCTTCTTCTCCCAGACCGGCCACCTTTCGGTGGACGAGCTGGTGGAGAAGGCCAAGCAGCGCGATCCCAGCATCGGCGCCGCTACCGTCTACCGGACGATGAAGATCCTCACCGACGCCGGCCTGGCCTCCGCCCGCCACTTCGAGGGCGGCCAGACCCGCTACGAGGCGGCGCTGGACCGGCACCACCACGACCATCTGATCTGCACCTCCTGCGGCAACATCGCCGAGTTCGAGAACGAGCGCATCGAGGAACTTCAAGACAGGGTGGCCGGCGAGCACGGCTTCACCGTCACGCACCACAAGCTCGAGCTGTACGGGCTGTGCGCCGCCTGCCAGCAGCGGCAGTCGGACGTCCGCAACCGCCAGCGATAG
- a CDS encoding DUF72 domain-containing protein: MSAPRSPPEWRRNGAFEEQAHPHDHAAAEEVEAAAEAAQGRHQGQRREAAAPQAGAREEKPAVAASSSRARTRAGERAASKGHGLTGQAPARPAGARPPTRAYLAAMLAEARVGTIGFAYREWSGHVYPPEASPQQFLPLYAERLSGVEIASLPPQLAESWAASVPPSFQFAVKAPGRVASELASGKGAVRAMAAFMDVAVRLGDSLGPVLIQIPGSRRADLRALASFLEALPEGLRVAFDFRHPSWRDDATLRLLSKHDVALVLNDEGEGAPRIELTAGFTYVRIRRDDDGPEALDEWAERLGGLARRGIDVYAFLKHDRKGLAVDRAMRLSSLLRAESQVGETAMLS, encoded by the coding sequence ATGTCCGCCCCCCGTTCCCCCCCGGAGTGGAGACGAAATGGCGCGTTCGAAGAGCAAGCACATCCGCACGATCATGCAGCGGCGGAAGAAGTGGAGGCAGCAGCAGAAGCGGCACAAGGCCGCCATCAAGGCCAACGGCGGGAAGCCGCTGCCCCGCAAGCCGGCGCACGTGAAGAAAAACCCGCCGTTGCCGCCTCTTCCTCGCGCGCCCGCACCCGCGCCGGAGAGCGCGCCGCCTCCAAGGGGCACGGCTTAACCGGCCAGGCGCCTGCCCGCCCAGCCGGAGCGCGCCCTCCAACGCGTGCCTATCTTGCGGCCATGCTGGCGGAAGCGCGGGTGGGGACGATCGGGTTCGCTTACCGGGAATGGTCCGGACACGTCTATCCGCCGGAGGCAAGCCCGCAGCAGTTCCTGCCGCTCTACGCCGAGCGGCTCTCGGGCGTGGAGATCGCCTCGCTGCCACCGCAGCTGGCGGAGTCGTGGGCGGCGTCGGTGCCGCCTTCGTTCCAGTTCGCGGTCAAGGCGCCAGGCCGCGTCGCGAGTGAGCTCGCGTCCGGCAAGGGTGCGGTGCGGGCCATGGCGGCCTTCATGGACGTCGCCGTCCGCCTCGGGGATTCACTCGGCCCGGTGCTGATCCAGATCCCGGGATCGCGCCGCGCCGACCTGAGAGCGCTGGCGTCGTTCCTCGAGGCGCTCCCCGAAGGACTGCGCGTCGCCTTCGACTTCCGGCATCCGTCGTGGCGCGACGACGCCACGCTGCGCCTGCTTTCGAAACACGATGTCGCGCTGGTGCTCAACGACGAAGGGGAGGGCGCGCCGCGCATCGAGCTCACCGCCGGCTTCACCTACGTGCGCATCCGCCGCGACGACGACGGCCCCGAGGCGCTCGACGAGTGGGCGGAGCGGCTCGGCGGGCTGGCGCGCCGCGGTATCGACGTCTACGCGTTCCTCAAGCACGACCGCAAAGGACTGGCCGTGGACCGCGCGATGCGTCTCTCCTCGCTGTTGCGCGCCGAGTCCCAAGTCGGCGAAACCGCGATGCTGAGCTGA
- a CDS encoding adenylate/guanylate cyclase domain-containing protein — protein MPMRRFPLRLKIAGFAGGLILLATVLVALFTVILPWRAKLKAQERLASQLVKTALPLGIDLRADGAHFDPTRVHALVENSSRVQGVEIVYALLWDDRGNLDSAASLANVPLLRKASEQLAQLYLRDRAHALEYLAVGRRQSGIRRLPIKLTADSGPGHSTIGRLELGLSTMAIDSELRRSLIRDAFVLAGTLFFAVMSALSIARRIAQPLTDLSAAMGRVREGDFEITAAPSTRTNDEIGDLARSFDEMTLGLKERERLRGTLGRYVSGDVAERILSETDDLSLRGEVRHVAVLFLDVRGFTTISEKLTPTEVVALLNEYFDVVVDRVAAHGGTVNKFIGDAAMCIWGAPKHAVQGERSAVLCALEIQARAKKLSAERTKRGLTTVGFGIGINAGEAVAGNLGAAKRLEYTVIGDAVNLAQRLESQARAGEVLVSQPVYDKVALEVDAAPRDPVKLKGKSKPVPLWEIRRTKVVATEAA, from the coding sequence ATGCCGATGCGCCGTTTTCCGCTTCGCCTGAAGATCGCCGGTTTCGCAGGGGGGCTGATCCTGCTGGCGACGGTGCTGGTGGCGCTGTTCACGGTCATCCTGCCCTGGCGGGCAAAGCTGAAGGCGCAGGAGCGGCTCGCGTCGCAGCTGGTGAAGACGGCGCTGCCGCTGGGGATCGACCTGCGCGCGGACGGCGCCCATTTCGACCCCACGCGCGTCCACGCCCTCGTCGAAAACTCCAGCCGGGTCCAAGGCGTGGAGATCGTCTATGCGCTCCTCTGGGACGACCGGGGCAACCTCGATTCCGCGGCCTCGTTGGCGAACGTGCCGCTCTTGCGCAAGGCCTCCGAGCAGCTGGCACAGCTGTACCTGCGCGACCGCGCCCACGCGCTCGAATACCTGGCGGTGGGCAGACGGCAGTCCGGCATCCGGCGCCTGCCCATCAAGCTGACGGCGGACAGCGGCCCCGGTCACTCCACCATCGGCCGCCTCGAGCTGGGCCTCTCCACCATGGCCATCGACTCGGAGCTCCGGCGTTCGTTGATCCGTGACGCCTTCGTGCTCGCCGGAACGCTCTTCTTCGCGGTCATGAGCGCCCTCTCCATCGCCCGCCGGATCGCCCAGCCGCTCACCGATCTTTCCGCGGCGATGGGCCGCGTCCGCGAAGGCGATTTCGAGATCACCGCCGCCCCCAGCACGCGTACCAACGACGAGATCGGGGACCTGGCCCGCTCCTTCGACGAGATGACGCTCGGGCTGAAGGAGCGCGAGCGCCTGCGCGGCACCCTCGGGCGTTACGTTTCGGGCGACGTCGCCGAGCGCATCCTCTCCGAGACCGACGATCTCTCGCTGCGCGGCGAAGTGCGCCACGTGGCGGTCCTCTTCCTCGACGTCCGCGGCTTCACCACCATCTCCGAGAAGCTGACGCCCACCGAGGTGGTGGCGCTGCTCAACGAGTATTTCGACGTGGTGGTCGATCGGGTGGCTGCCCATGGGGGGACGGTCAACAAGTTCATCGGCGACGCCGCGATGTGCATCTGGGGAGCCCCCAAGCACGCGGTCCAGGGCGAGCGCTCCGCGGTGCTCTGCGCGCTGGAGATCCAGGCGCGGGCGAAGAAGCTTTCCGCGGAGCGGACGAAGCGCGGCCTGACCACCGTCGGGTTCGGGATCGGGATCAACGCCGGCGAGGCGGTGGCGGGCAACCTCGGCGCCGCCAAGCGGCTCGAGTACACGGTCATCGGCGACGCCGTGAACCTGGCGCAGCGGCTCGAATCGCAGGCGCGGGCGGGAGAGGTGCTGGTCTCGCAGCCCGTCTACGACAAGGTCGCGCTGGAAGTGGACGCCGCACCGCGGGATCCGGTCAAGCTGAAGGGGAAGTCCAAGCCGGTCCCACTGTGGGAGATCCGCCGGACCAAGGTCGTCGCCACGGAGGCCGCGTGA
- a CDS encoding zinc ribbon domain-containing protein: MPIYEFVCESCGRIVERLQKVTDPPPDACPECGGKMAKIMSRNSFQLKGGGWYKDLYSSGSKSDGGGTSKPASDAPAAATPSPSTGGSPPSHAPNKGTKT; encoded by the coding sequence GTGCCCATCTACGAATTCGTCTGCGAGAGCTGCGGCCGGATCGTCGAACGCCTGCAGAAGGTGACCGATCCGCCGCCAGACGCGTGTCCCGAATGCGGCGGGAAGATGGCGAAGATCATGAGCCGCAACTCGTTTCAGCTCAAGGGCGGCGGCTGGTACAAGGACCTCTACAGCTCGGGCAGCAAGTCCGACGGCGGCGGCACCAGCAAGCCCGCGAGCGACGCTCCCGCTGCCGCCACTCCGTCGCCCTCCACGGGCGGCTCCCCGCCGAGCCACGCCCCCAACAAGGGCACCAAGACCTGA
- a CDS encoding HEAT repeat domain-containing protein, which yields MGESAADPRRLRVRAGLAFVQVLRPALYALLALSALFTFWSGGPVAGRTLPYWTRSVAPTIFGIFLAIFTFYRFALMRAKKYPAATGLFQVGLGALIWVLLLPSTRQKIRPPSAPVDEVPALMASPDPRVRALAVEVAGYRRDGARYAAEMIDRLDDADPAVRERAHAALVRLAGHDEGRDPDAWREEGRKRGWLR from the coding sequence GTGGGCGAGAGCGCCGCCGATCCTCGCCGCCTGCGCGTCCGGGCAGGTCTGGCGTTCGTGCAGGTGCTGCGGCCGGCGCTCTACGCGCTGCTGGCGCTCTCCGCGCTGTTCACCTTCTGGTCCGGCGGTCCCGTGGCGGGCCGGACGCTGCCGTACTGGACGCGGAGCGTCGCCCCCACGATCTTCGGCATCTTCCTCGCCATCTTCACGTTCTACCGGTTCGCGCTGATGCGGGCGAAGAAGTACCCGGCGGCGACGGGCCTCTTCCAGGTGGGCCTGGGTGCGCTGATCTGGGTGTTGCTCTTGCCGTCGACGCGGCAGAAGATCAGGCCGCCCTCGGCGCCGGTAGACGAGGTGCCGGCCTTGATGGCGTCCCCCGATCCGCGCGTGCGCGCGCTGGCCGTCGAGGTGGCCGGATACCGCCGCGACGGCGCGCGATATGCGGCGGAGATGATCGACCGGCTGGACGACGCCGACCCCGCGGTCCGCGAGCGGGCGCACGCGGCGCTGGTGCGGCTCGCCGGGCACGACGAGGGGAGGGATCCCGACGCCTGGAGGGAAGAGGGTCGGAAGCGGGGCTGGCTGCGCTGA